The following is a genomic window from Streptomyces chrestomyceticus JCM 4735.
CGACGCCCCCGCCCGCAGCGCCTCGTACACGTAGTCGTCCACGTCGAACGTGGTGAGCATCAGCACCTTCGGCCGGTGCACGACACCGGGCGGCGGGTCCAGCAGTTGCCGGGCCGCCTCCAGCCCGTCCATCTCCGGCATCCGCACGTCCATCAGCACCACGTCCGGGTGCGTACGGCGGCTCAGTTCGACGCCCTGCACGCCGTCCGGCGCGTCACCGACCACGTCGATGTCGCTCTGCGCGGCGAGCAGCGCGGCGAAGCCGGCGCGCACCATGGCCTGGTCGTCGACGATGATCACCCGAGTGGTCATGCGGGGTGGCGGTCCTTTGCTGTTATGGGGAGTTGGGCGGCGACCCGGAAGCCGCCGTCGGGCAGGGGCCCGGTGTCCAGGGTGCCGTCCAGCAGCCGTACGCGCTCGCGCATGCCGACCAGGCCGTGTCCCGTACCGGAGGTCTCCAGCGGCGCGGCGACGCGCGGCGGGGCGTTGTTGACGACCAGGACGGTCAGCCGGCCGCCGGCCTCGTCGGCCGTGACCGAGACGCGGGTGTGCGCGCCCGGCGCGTGCCGTACGACGTTGGCCAGCGCCTCCTGCACGATGCGGTACGCCGACAGGTCCACCGCGGGCGCCAGGGCCACCGGCCCGTCGGGCAGCGCCAACTCGACCGGCACCCCCGCCCGCACCGTCCCCTCGACCAGCTTCGGCAACTGCGCCAGACCGGGCTGCGGCGCCTTCTCCGGGCCGCCGTGCCGCTCCGTCTCCTCGCTGCGCAGCACACCCAGCAGCCGCCGCATCTCGGCCAGCGACTCGCGCGCCGTGGCGGCGATCGTGCTGAACTCCTCCTGGGCGGCTTCCGGGATGCCGCTGATCCGGTACGGCGCGCTGTCCGCCTGGACCGTGATCACCGACATGTGGTGGGCGACCACGTCGTGCAGCTCACGGGCGATCCGGGTGCGCTCCTCCAGCAGGGTGCGCATGGCCCGCTCCGCCTCGCTGATGTTCTCCTGCTCGATCAGCTTGCGCTGGGCCGCCCCGCGCTCCCGGAGTGCGCCGCCCACCAGCAGGAAGAGCCCGGACAGGACGAACATCAGCACCCAGGTGCCGTCGCTGCGGTCCGGCCGGACCAGCTCGAACAGGACGCTCACGGCGCCGGTCGCGCCCCAGACGGCGATCAGCGTACGGCGCCGCTCGCGCAGCGAGAGCGCCAGCATCAGCACCAGATAGCCGACCATGACCGTGGCCGGCCAGGGCCAGGCGCGCCCCTCTCCCACCGGCACGAAGGCCAGCGCGATGCCACCGAGCACGTCCGCCGCGAAGATCACCCACCACGCCTGGAGCGGCCGGGTCACCGCGAGCAGCAGCGGCACGGTCTGGGCGGTGGCCAGGGCGCCCGCCGGGCCGCCGCTGAGCCCGTAGTCGTGCGTGAGCACGTGCACCGTCGACGGCAGCAGGGAGGCCATGAAGGCGAAGGCGACCACGTACGGCAGCAGGCGCAGCCAGCGGTTCTGCACCTGGCCGAAGAGCGCGGCGCCGGGGCCGGTCGGCCTCCCGAGATCCTCGGCGAGGGTGCGCAGCGCCTGCTGCCCGGCCCGCAGGGCGCGGGTGCGGGCGGACGGGCGGTCGCCGGTGGGGCGCGGTGTGGTCTGCATGGCCTGATCAGCGTAAGCGGCGGCCGGGGGCCGGGGCGTCATACCGGGGGTGGCCTCTGCCGTCATACCCCGGTACGGGGACGGGCCGGCCGGGTCCCGGGTGGGCGCCCCGGTCGTCCCGCTACAGCTCCGCCAGCAGCTCGGCCTTCTTCGTCGAGAACTCGGCGTCCGTCAGCAGGCCCGCCGTGTGCAGCTCGCCCAGTTGCCGTATGCGGTCGGCGATGTCGGCCGGGTCGCGGCGCTCGTCGGCGCGGGTCCGTACCGGCCGGCGGGGGCCCGCGTCGGCGCCGGGCGTGGCCGCCCGTACCGCCTGGAGCACCGAGGCGGCGAACGGCAGCGACTCGTGCACCGGCCCGTACCCCAGCCCGAAGACCACCGAGGCCGGGTCCTGGTCCGCCTCGCCGGGCCGCCGGTCCTCCGCGCCGCGTTCCACCAGCCGCAGGTACCCGCTGCCCGACAGCACCCCGGCGCCGCCTTCCGGCGAGCGCCACTCCACCCCGGTCAGCCCGCCGACCGGGAAGTGCTGGTCGCCGCACTTCCACTTGGCCGACGACGCGCCCGTCCAGAACCAGCGGAACGCCACCGAACTGCCGTCGAAGGACGCCTTGCCGTCGTACGCCTTGAAGGTCAGCGGCGGCTCCGGCGCGGCCACCAGATGCTCCTCGGCGGGGAGCGCGGCGGCGGGCCCGAGCACGCCGCGCAGCTCGTCGCGGTAGTACTCGGCGAGGGTCTCCCGGTCGGCGGGCAACGCCAGGCGGTACGGGTCGAGGTCGTCCTTGAGCTGGCCGTCGGCGGCCTCCATCAGCGGGTCGGCGCCCGGCCGGGGCACCGCGCGCAGCACCACCGTGCCGCGTCTGCCCGGGGACAGCTCGACGGACCTCAGCGCCTCGTAGGGGACGCGCCGTTCGCCGAGCGCCTGGAACAGCTTCGGCCTGCGGATCCCCCGTTCGAAGCGGATGAGCACGGAGTCCGTGTCGAACTCCCAGACGGCGTGAAAACCGGCCAGCACATCACCCATGCGGCTCATCGTAAGCGGCGGTCGCCCGCCCGTCCCCCTTCCGGACATCATGTGCTACGCGCGTCAAGCCGCTTTTGCCCCATGTCACCCCTGCGCCCGGCCCGTCCGGTTCACGCCGTGCGGACCCGGAGCCGGGCACGGGTACGGACCCGGGCGCGGCATCGCTCGCCGTCCCTCAGGCCAGGTCGGCCGAGCACTCCCGGTCCTGCGCGGCGCAGTCGACCGAGGAGACCGCGCCCACCCCGATCTTCGCGAAGTTGCGCAGGCTCTCCGTGCCGGGCACGAAGTACCCGGCGTGCCCCTCGGCGCCGGCGGCCGACAGCACCCGGGAACCGAAGGCCGCGGTGACCGGGTCGGCACCGTGGCCGAGCCCGCCGACCTCCATGTACGGAACGTCCTGGATCCAGTCGTCGGGGTTGCGCATCGCCCACACCCGGGCGCCGGTACCGAGCCCCGCGGCGGTCTCCGCCCGCATCCCCGGGCTGCCCGCCACCGCGATGTCGGTGACGCTGGACGGCAGCCGGTGGGCCGCGACGCCGCACACCACGGAGCCGTAGCTGTGGCACATCAGCGCGACGGAAGCCGCCTTCGGCAGCGCCCGCACCAGCGCGTTCAGCCGTACCGCGCCCGCCTCGGCGAGCTGCCCGGTGGCCGCGCCGACACCGAGCCCGGCGGGCGCGGTGTAGTCGGCCCAGGCGATCACGGCCGTACGGGAGTCGCTGTCGCGCACCGACCGCTCGGCGTCGTAGAGCGACTTGGCCATCCCGGCGGGCGCGCTCGTCGCCCGCGCGGTGCGCTCGAAGGTCGCGAGATTGGTGTCCACACCGGGCACCACCACCGAGACGTGCCGGGCCTGCCGCAGGTCGCCGAAGACCTCCGCGGCCCGGCCGCCGCCGGCCGGGTCGAACGCGAGGATCTGCCGGCCGGGGCCGCGCATCGACTCGAAACGGTGCATCAGCCGGCTCGCCTCCTGGCGCCCCACCGGCGTCAGCCGCCGGTCGTGCATCCGCTTCCGTTCCAGTTCACCGGCCTGCCGCAGCGCCAGCTTGTTGGCCTGGTAGCGCAGGTCGACGGGGGCGCCGCCCATGTTGCCGACCACCAGCGGGTAGCGGTCGGCGAGCGTGGCCCGGTCGGCGCGGCTCAGCTTCCGGAAGAAGGCGGCGAGCGCGCCGGGCGCGGAGTCGGCGGTCGGCAGCCGGTGGCCGCGGAAGGAGGCGTGCTCCCAGGCGGACCGCGCGCTGGCCAGCGGGTTCGCGTCGTCCTTGCTGCCTCTGACGGCCGTCCAGCCGGTCATCGCGAGCATCACGAACACCACCAGCAGGGCGAGCGCGGCACGCCAGGCGGTGGACTGCAGGAAGCCGAAGGAGGGGGCACCGAGGCCCGGAAAGGAAGAAGTCACCGCGGGCCACCCTAGGAGACGTGACGGGGTGCCCGCTGAGGGGGTGAGGGATATCACGTTTCAGGCTGGTCATATGTGACCACTTCGGACACGGTTGGGTAACGGCCGTCGCTCAGACGTGCGGAAACGTACTCACGGAGGCACTCGGGCGGGCGACGGGCGGGCCGCTTCCGGGGGTGCTGCTTCCGGATGCGCCGATTCTGGAGGCGACGCTTCCGTATGTGCCGCTTCTGGGGACCGCCTCCGGGAGAGCCGTCACCGGTCTCCGCTCAGCCGCGCCAGTCGCCGCACACGGCCGGGCAGATCTGCGCCAGGTACTGCTCGGTGATCTCTCGGATCGACTCGACGCTGACGTCCTCGCCCTCGCCCCACACCTTCCCGGCCACCCGCATCACCCCGCTGAACGCCGCGACCACCACCCGCGGCCGCGGGTCGGTGGCCACGTCCACGCCCTCGCGCCGCGCGATGAGCCGGGCTATCTGCTCCTCCAGCTCCGAGTAGCGGCGCCAGTGGGCGGCCATGAGCGCGGGCGTCGACTCGATCATCTGGTACGTCCGCATGTGCAGCTCGAGCGGAATCACCGACTGGATCGCGCCGCCGATGTCGTCCCAGGAGGTCATCACGGCGTTGTGCAGCGCCTCCAGGGGCGCCTCGGCCGCCGGGCGCCGTTCCAGTTCCTCGACGAAGCGCGCCTCCACCATCTCGTGGACGGCGAAGACGACCTCCTCCTTGCTCGCGAAATAGCGGAAGAAGGTGCGCTGCGAGACGTCCACGGCCTCGGCGATCTCGTCGATCGTCGTCGCGTCGTAGCCGTGCGCCGTGAACAGTTCGAGGGCGGAGCGGATCAGCGCGTCACGGGTGCGCTGCTTCTTGCGCTCACGCAGGCCGCCGGTCCCGGTGCCGCCGGAGGGCTCGCCTCCGGGGGACGGACGGTTTCAGGTCGGGTCACCTGCGGCGTGGAGCCGGTCATCCTGCGCCGCCTTTCTCGTTGTTGCCGCTGCTCAGAATACCTGTGAGCTAAATGACAGTTACCGACTGATGAATTACTTTGTCAACTGTCAGTGGCTGACATTAGCCTCGGAGAATGAAGTCTCAGACCCCGGTTGCCCAAGCCGCGCCGGACCTTTCCGTACCGGAGCCTCGCAAGGGACTCCGGGGCCATCCGTGGCTGACCCTGTTCTCCGTCGCGATCGGCGTGATGATGGTGGCCCTCGACGGCACCATCGTCGCCATCGCCAACCCGGCCATCCAGGCGGACCTGAAGGCGTCGCTCGCCGACGTCCAGTGGATTACCAACGGCTATCTGCTGGCCCTCGCCGTCTCGCTGATCACCGCCGGCAAGCTCGGTGACCGCTTCGGCCACCGGCAGACGTTCCTCATAGGTGTGGTGGGCTTCGCGCTCGCCTCCGGAGCCATCGGGCTGTCCAGCGAGGTCTCGCTGGTCATCACCTTCCGTGTGCTCCAGGGCATCTTCGGCGCGCTGCTGATGCCCGCCGCCCTCGGACTGCTGCGCGCGTCCTTCCCGGCCGAGAAGCTCAACATGGCCATCGGTATCTGGGGCATGGTCATCGGCGCCTCCACCGCCGGCGGCCCGATCGTCGGCGGTCTGCTCGTCGAGCACGTCAACTGGCAGTCGGTGTTCTTCATCAATGTGCCGGTCGGCGTCCTCGCCCTGGTGCTGGGCCTGGTGATCCTCAAGGACCACCGCGCCGTGAACGCCCCGCGCTCCTTCGACATCCCCGGCATCGTGCTGCTCTCCGGTGCCATGTTCTGCCTCATCTGGGCCCTGATCAAGGCCGGCGAGTGGGGCTGGGGCGATGCGAAGACGCTGGGCTTCCTGGCCGCCGCGGTCGTCGTCTTCGCCGCCTTCGCGATCCTGGAGACCAAGGTCCGCGAGCCGCTGATCCCGCTGCGGATGTTCCGTTCCGTACCGCTGACGGCCGGCACGATCCTGATGGTGCTGATGGCCTTCGCCTTCATGGGCGGCCTCTTCTTCGTCACCTTCTACCTGCAGAACGTGCACGGCCTGAGCCCCGTCGACAGCGGTCTCCACCTGCTCCCGCTGACCGCGATGATGATCGTCGGCTCGCCGGCCGCGGGCGCGCTGATCACCAAGTTCGGCCCCCGGGTGCCGCTGGTCGGCGGCATGGTCTTCACCGCCGTCGCCATGTTCGGCATGACCACCCTGTCCACCAGCACGGGCACGCTGACGATGTCCCTGTGGTTCGCGCTGCTGGGCCTGGGCCTCGCGCCGGTCATGGTCGGCGCCACCGAGGTCATCGTCGGCAACGCGCCGCTGGAGCTGTCCGGTGTGGCGGGCGGCCTCCAGCAGGCCGCCATGCAGGTCGGCGGCAGCCTCGGTACGGCGGTGCTCGGCGCCGTGATGTCCAGCAAGGTCAGCTCGGACTTCGCGGGCAACTGGACCAAGGCGGGACTGCCGGGCGCCCCGGACCCGGCGCTCAAGGCCGCCGCCGAGGTCGGCGTGGTGCCGCCGCAGGTGGCCCAGGCCCCGGGCATGACGCCGCAGATCGTCGACCGGATCAGCACCGCCGTGCACGACACGTTCGTGTCGGGCATGGGCCTGGCCTTCACCGTCGCCTGTGCCGTGGCGGTCGTCGCGGCCGTCGTCGCGCTGTTCACCAAGCGCGGCGCCAACGCGGAGGCGGGCGCGGGCGTCGGTCACATCTGATGCCTGATGCCTGACGCCTGACGCCTGGCGCCTGATGCCTGGTGTCTGATGCCTGACACCTGGCGTCCGGCCGTCCGCCGGAAAGCCGGATCGCGTTGACGCGCGGCCGGCCGGAGCTCCCCGCTCCGGCCGGCCGCGCGTTTCGTTTCTCCACAGGCGTGCCGTCCCCCGTACGGGCCTGAGGCTTACCGCACCCCGCCGTACGCCGCCCGGCCGTACGCCCGGGAAGCGCCGTCAACGGCGCGCCTCCGGCCGCCCGTTGAAGACCCCGGCAAGGGCGCATCGCCTATCAGGGTGGGACACCCGCCACGGGCTTGGCTTCGTCGCCCGCACCCGGCCAAGCTCGGATCACCGGCCCGCGGCGGACCACCGCCCGCCGCGGCAGACCACTTCGTACTCCACGGGGGAGTGATGCACATGCGTACGATCCACGCCGTCGCCCTGCTGACCGGAGCCGCCGCGCTGGCCGCCGCCCACCTCGGCGTCCCGGCCGCGCACGGAGCGCCGCAGCAACGGCCGCGGGCGCACCCGGGACCGGCCGCGGGCGACTGCGCCACCGGCCAGTTCTGCGTCTGGCCGGACCGCGGCTTCGGCGGCAAGCGGCAGACCTACGAACTGTCCGGCACCGACATCGAAAGCTGTGTCACGCTGCCCGCCGGAACCCGCGGCGTCTCGTTCGCCAACCGCACCGGCCGGCCCGTCACCACGTACCAGAGCGCCGAGTGCGCGGAGACGGGGGAGTACGACACCTACCCGGGTGGCGGAAGCTGGGTGCCCGAATCCCCGTACCAGGTCAGGGCGTTCAAAATCTGGGAGAGCTGACCGGGGGAGTGGGCACCGCGACGCGGGGTACCCGGAGCCCGAGCCCGAACCACGCGACCCTCGGGAGGGATGATGGCGGGCCTCGGACAGCACAGCCGCACCCGATGGCGGACCCACCTGCGGAGCAACCCCCGCTCACGAGGCCGGACGGGGCCTCGGACCGGGCCGGACCGCGCGACGCTGGGCGTGATCGGACTGATCTGCGCGGTCGCCGGATTCTTCATCTTGAGCATCGTGCTCGGGCCGGTGTCCGTGCTCCTCGGCTGGCTCGCGACGGGCCGCCGGTGGAACAGCGGGAGCCCCGCGCTCCCGGCGCTGGTGGCTGTCGTCCTCGGTGTGATCGACACGATATTCGCGGTCATCAGGATCACCACCACGGCCGTCGGAGCCCCGTTCTGAGCGGACCCCGCGGCAGCCGTACGTGATCTGCCCGCCCCCGGAGCCACCGACGGGCCGGGCCACCGATGACAGCGACGCGAGGCGCCCCCGGCCGGAGAGATCCGGCCGGGGGCGCCCCGTGGTGTCAGCGGTCCAGCGGGCGACTACGCGTCGCCGCCCGCCTCGCCGGCCTCCGCGGCCGCGACGTCCAGGAGCTGGTAACGGTCGATCGCCTGCTTCAGCAGCGAACGGTCGACCTTGCCCTCCTTCGCCAGCTCGGTGAGCACGCCGAGCACGATCGACTGCGCGTCGATGTGGAAGAAGCGGCGGGCCGCGCCCCGCGTGTCCGCGAAGCCGAAGCCGTCGGCGCCCAGCGACTGGTAGGTGCCGGGTACCCAGCGCGCGATCTGGTCGGGAACGGCACGCATCCAGTCGGAGACGGCCACCTTCGGACCCTCGGCGTCGGCGAGCTTCCGCGTCACGAACGGGACGCGCTGCTCCTCCTCCGGGTGGAGCAGGTTGTGCTCCTCGGCCTCCACCGCGTCGCGGCGCAGCTCGTTCCAGGAGGTCGCCGACCAGACGTCCGCCTTGACGTTCCAGTCGTCGGCCAGGATGCGCTGGGCCTCGATGGCCCACGGCACGGCCACGCCGGAGGCGAGGATCTGGGCCGCGTGCTCGCCCTTGTCGCCCTGGTTGACGCGGTACAGGCCCTTGAGGATGCCCTCCACGTCCACGTCCGCCGGCTCGGCCGGGTGCTGGATCGGCTCGTTGTAGACGGTGAGGTAGTAGAAGATGTCCTCACTGTTCTCGCCGTACATCCGGCGCAGACCGTCCTTGACGATGTGCGCGATCTCGTACCCGTACGCCGGGTCGTAGGCGACACACGCCGGGTTGGTCGAGGCGAGTAGCTGGGAGTGGCCGTCCGCGTGCTGGAGGCCCTCACCGGTCAGGGTCGTACGGCCGGCGGTCGCACCCAGCACGAAGCCGCGCGCGAGCTGGTCGGCCATCTGCCAGAACTGGTCACCGGTGCGCTGGAACCCGAACATCGAGTAGAAGACGTAGATCGGGATCAGCGGCTCGCCGTGCGTGGCGTAGGCGGAGCCCGCCGCGATCAGCGAGGCGGTGCAGCCGGCCTCGGAGATGCCGTCGTGCAGCATCTGGCCGGTCGGCGACTCCTTGTAGGCGAGCAGCAGTTCGCGGTCGACCGACTCGTAGATCTGGCCCAGCGGGTTGTAGATCTTCGCGGACGGGAAGAACGCGTCCATACCGAAGGTGCGGTACTCGTCCGGCGCGATCGGCACGAAGCGCTTGCCGATCTCCTTGTCCCGCATGAGGTCCTTCAGGACCCGCACGAACGCCATGGTCGTGGCGATCTTCTGCTGGCCGGAGCCCTTCTTCGCGCCCGCGTACGCCTTGTCGTCCGGCAGCGGCAGCGGCTTCGCGCGCACGACACGGGTCGGGACGTACCCGCCGTTCGCCTTGCGGCGGTCGTGCATGTACTGGATCTCTTCGGAGTCGCGGCCCGGGTGGTAGTACGGCGGGTTGCCGTCCTCCAGCTCCTTGTCCGAGATCGGCAGGTGCAGCCGGTCGCGGAAGCGCTTGAGGTCCTCGGCCGTCAGCTTCTTCATCTGGTGGGTCGCGTTGCGGCCCTCGAAGTTCGGACCGAGGGTCCAGCCCTTGACGGTCTGCGCGAGGATCACCGTCGGCTGGCCCTTGTGGGCCTTGGCCGCCGCGTACGCCGCGTAGATCTTCTTGTGGTCGTGACCGCCGCGGCCCAGGTGCTGGATCTGCTGGTCGGTCATGTTCTCGACCATCGCGCGCAGGCGGTGGTCGTCACCGAAGAAGTGCTCGCGGATGTACGCACCGGTCTCGGTCGCGTACGTCTGGAACTGGCCGTCCGGGGTGGTGTTCAGCTTGTTGACCAGGATGCCGTCGCGGTCC
Proteins encoded in this region:
- a CDS encoding sensor histidine kinase; this encodes MTPRPPAAAYADQAMQTTPRPTGDRPSARTRALRAGQQALRTLAEDLGRPTGPGAALFGQVQNRWLRLLPYVVAFAFMASLLPSTVHVLTHDYGLSGGPAGALATAQTVPLLLAVTRPLQAWWVIFAADVLGGIALAFVPVGEGRAWPWPATVMVGYLVLMLALSLRERRRTLIAVWGATGAVSVLFELVRPDRSDGTWVLMFVLSGLFLLVGGALRERGAAQRKLIEQENISEAERAMRTLLEERTRIARELHDVVAHHMSVITVQADSAPYRISGIPEAAQEEFSTIAATARESLAEMRRLLGVLRSEETERHGGPEKAPQPGLAQLPKLVEGTVRAGVPVELALPDGPVALAPAVDLSAYRIVQEALANVVRHAPGAHTRVSVTADEAGGRLTVLVVNNAPPRVAAPLETSGTGHGLVGMRERVRLLDGTLDTGPLPDGGFRVAAQLPITAKDRHPA
- a CDS encoding DUF4429 domain-containing protein, translating into MGDVLAGFHAVWEFDTDSVLIRFERGIRRPKLFQALGERRVPYEALRSVELSPGRRGTVVLRAVPRPGADPLMEAADGQLKDDLDPYRLALPADRETLAEYYRDELRGVLGPAAALPAEEHLVAAPEPPLTFKAYDGKASFDGSSVAFRWFWTGASSAKWKCGDQHFPVGGLTGVEWRSPEGGAGVLSGSGYLRLVERGAEDRRPGEADQDPASVVFGLGYGPVHESLPFAASVLQAVRAATPGADAGPRRPVRTRADERRDPADIADRIRQLGELHTAGLLTDAEFSTKKAELLAEL
- a CDS encoding alpha/beta hydrolase — protein: MTSSFPGLGAPSFGFLQSTAWRAALALLVVFVMLAMTGWTAVRGSKDDANPLASARSAWEHASFRGHRLPTADSAPGALAAFFRKLSRADRATLADRYPLVVGNMGGAPVDLRYQANKLALRQAGELERKRMHDRRLTPVGRQEASRLMHRFESMRGPGRQILAFDPAGGGRAAEVFGDLRQARHVSVVVPGVDTNLATFERTARATSAPAGMAKSLYDAERSVRDSDSRTAVIAWADYTAPAGLGVGAATGQLAEAGAVRLNALVRALPKAASVALMCHSYGSVVCGVAAHRLPSSVTDIAVAGSPGMRAETAAGLGTGARVWAMRNPDDWIQDVPYMEVGGLGHGADPVTAAFGSRVLSAAGAEGHAGYFVPGTESLRNFAKIGVGAVSSVDCAAQDRECSADLA
- a CDS encoding TetR family transcriptional regulator, translating into MRERKKQRTRDALIRSALELFTAHGYDATTIDEIAEAVDVSQRTFFRYFASKEEVVFAVHEMVEARFVEELERRPAAEAPLEALHNAVMTSWDDIGGAIQSVIPLELHMRTYQMIESTPALMAAHWRRYSELEEQIARLIARREGVDVATDPRPRVVVAAFSGVMRVAGKVWGEGEDVSVESIREITEQYLAQICPAVCGDWRG
- a CDS encoding MFS transporter — protein: MKSQTPVAQAAPDLSVPEPRKGLRGHPWLTLFSVAIGVMMVALDGTIVAIANPAIQADLKASLADVQWITNGYLLALAVSLITAGKLGDRFGHRQTFLIGVVGFALASGAIGLSSEVSLVITFRVLQGIFGALLMPAALGLLRASFPAEKLNMAIGIWGMVIGASTAGGPIVGGLLVEHVNWQSVFFINVPVGVLALVLGLVILKDHRAVNAPRSFDIPGIVLLSGAMFCLIWALIKAGEWGWGDAKTLGFLAAAVVVFAAFAILETKVREPLIPLRMFRSVPLTAGTILMVLMAFAFMGGLFFVTFYLQNVHGLSPVDSGLHLLPLTAMMIVGSPAAGALITKFGPRVPLVGGMVFTAVAMFGMTTLSTSTGTLTMSLWFALLGLGLAPVMVGATEVIVGNAPLELSGVAGGLQQAAMQVGGSLGTAVLGAVMSSKVSSDFAGNWTKAGLPGAPDPALKAAAEVGVVPPQVAQAPGMTPQIVDRISTAVHDTFVSGMGLAFTVACAVAVVAAVVALFTKRGANAEAGAGVGHI
- a CDS encoding peptidase inhibitor family I36 protein encodes the protein MRTIHAVALLTGAAALAAAHLGVPAAHGAPQQRPRAHPGPAAGDCATGQFCVWPDRGFGGKRQTYELSGTDIESCVTLPAGTRGVSFANRTGRPVTTYQSAECAETGEYDTYPGGGSWVPESPYQVRAFKIWES
- a CDS encoding small hydrophobic protein, encoding MMAGLGQHSRTRWRTHLRSNPRSRGRTGPRTGPDRATLGVIGLICAVAGFFILSIVLGPVSVLLGWLATGRRWNSGSPALPALVAVVLGVIDTIFAVIRITTTAVGAPF
- the aceE gene encoding pyruvate dehydrogenase (acetyl-transferring), homodimeric type, with the translated sequence MASGSDRNPIIIGGLPSQVPDFDPEETQEWLDSLDAAVDERGRERARYLMLRLIERAREKRVAVPEMRSTDYVNTIATKDEPFFPGNEEIERKILNATRWNAAVMVSRAQRPGIGVGGHIATFASSASLYDVGFNHFFRGKDDGKGGDQIFFQGHASPGVYARAYLLDRLTEKQLDAFRQEKSKFPDGLSSYPHPRLMPDFWEFPTVSMGLGPLGAIYQARMNRYMEARGIADTSDSHVWAYLGDGEMDEPESLGQLSLAAREGLDNLTFVVNCNLQRLDGPVRGNGKIMQELESQFRGAGWNVIKLVWDRSWDPLLAQDRDGILVNKLNTTPDGQFQTYATETGAYIREHFFGDDHRLRAMVENMTDQQIQHLGRGGHDHKKIYAAYAAAKAHKGQPTVILAQTVKGWTLGPNFEGRNATHQMKKLTAEDLKRFRDRLHLPISDKELEDGNPPYYHPGRDSEEIQYMHDRRKANGGYVPTRVVRAKPLPLPDDKAYAGAKKGSGQQKIATTMAFVRVLKDLMRDKEIGKRFVPIAPDEYRTFGMDAFFPSAKIYNPLGQIYESVDRELLLAYKESPTGQMLHDGISEAGCTASLIAAGSAYATHGEPLIPIYVFYSMFGFQRTGDQFWQMADQLARGFVLGATAGRTTLTGEGLQHADGHSQLLASTNPACVAYDPAYGYEIAHIVKDGLRRMYGENSEDIFYYLTVYNEPIQHPAEPADVDVEGILKGLYRVNQGDKGEHAAQILASGVAVPWAIEAQRILADDWNVKADVWSATSWNELRRDAVEAEEHNLLHPEEEQRVPFVTRKLADAEGPKVAVSDWMRAVPDQIARWVPGTYQSLGADGFGFADTRGAARRFFHIDAQSIVLGVLTELAKEGKVDRSLLKQAIDRYQLLDVAAAEAGEAGGDA